In a single window of the Zea mays cultivar B73 chromosome 5, Zm-B73-REFERENCE-NAM-5.0, whole genome shotgun sequence genome:
- the LOC100285722 gene encoding Small nuclear ribonucleoprotein SmD3b-like — MSRSLGIPVKLLHEAAGHVVTVELKTGEVYRGSMVECEDNWNCQLENITFTAKDGKVSQLEHVFIRGSRVRFMIIPDMLKNAPMFKRLEARIRGKGSAVGVGRGRAVAMRARAAAGRGGGPVGRGGAPPVRR; from the exons ATGAGCCGCAGCCTCGGTATCCCGGTGAAGCTGCTGCATGAGGCGGCGGGCCACGTCGTCACGGTCGAGCTCAAGACCGGCGAGGTCTACCGCGGCTCCATGGTCGAGTGCGAGGACAACTGGAACTGCCAGCTCGAAAACATCACCTTCACGGCAAAG GACGGCAAGGTGTCGCAGCTGGAGCACGTCTTCATCAGGGGGAGCAGGGTCAGGTTCATGATTATACCCGACATGCTCAAGAACGCCCCAATGTTCAAGCGCCTTGAGGCCAGGATTAGG GGTAAAGGCTCAGCTGTTGGTGTCGGCCGAGGCCGCGCGGTCGCCATGCGGGCTAGG GCTGCTGCTGGTCGTGGCGGTGGTCCTGTTGGACGAGGTGGTGCACCCCCTGTGAGGAGGTAG